A DNA window from Ornithinimicrobium humiphilum contains the following coding sequences:
- a CDS encoding branched-chain amino acid ABC transporter permease, protein MQKLGLLLATLFAFQVFAPVVAQAASPDDQSQVNVEEHDQAITVNVKNDNEPVPGARVVVSGGGYEAEALTNDRGQARIGVPTTDPYEVLIDEESLPEGIIVSGDNPLTVNYGSQFFQPANFFLGEGVRETTSFFDQFVERLTNGLNFGLQLALAAIGLSLIFGTTGLTNFAHAEMVTFGAVMALVFGVFLDWPIWLAIIISVILSGALGWAVDASIWRPLRRRGTGLVQLMILTIGLSLAGRYVFQFFIGGGTLQLPGAGGPKHQILGPIKLSTIDMISMAVSLVVLLGVAYWLLKTRTGKATRAVSDNRSLAAASGIDVDAVTRIVWVAGSALAGLSGILWAYFRPGIKWDMGVQILLLIFAAVVLGGLGTAFGALVGALIIGVLVEVSTLWIPSDIKYVGALGVLIIILLVRPQGLLGRRARIG, encoded by the coding sequence GTGCAAAAGCTCGGTCTCCTGCTGGCGACGTTGTTCGCCTTCCAGGTGTTCGCCCCTGTCGTTGCGCAGGCCGCGTCCCCCGACGACCAATCCCAGGTCAACGTCGAGGAGCACGACCAGGCCATCACCGTCAACGTCAAGAACGACAACGAACCCGTCCCGGGCGCCCGGGTCGTCGTGAGCGGAGGCGGCTACGAGGCCGAAGCCCTCACCAACGACCGTGGCCAGGCCCGGATCGGTGTTCCGACCACCGACCCCTACGAGGTCCTGATCGACGAGGAGAGCCTGCCGGAAGGCATCATCGTCAGCGGTGACAACCCGCTGACCGTGAACTACGGCTCGCAGTTCTTCCAGCCCGCCAACTTCTTCCTGGGCGAGGGCGTGCGTGAGACCACGTCCTTCTTCGACCAGTTCGTGGAGCGGCTGACGAACGGCCTCAACTTCGGTCTGCAGCTCGCCCTCGCCGCGATCGGCCTCTCGCTGATCTTCGGCACCACCGGGCTGACCAACTTCGCCCACGCGGAGATGGTGACCTTCGGCGCCGTCATGGCCCTGGTCTTCGGTGTCTTCCTCGACTGGCCCATCTGGCTGGCGATCATCATCTCGGTCATCCTCAGCGGAGCGCTGGGATGGGCGGTCGACGCCTCGATCTGGCGGCCCCTGCGGCGACGCGGGACCGGTCTGGTCCAGCTGATGATCCTCACCATCGGTCTGTCGCTCGCCGGCCGCTACGTCTTCCAGTTCTTCATCGGCGGTGGCACCCTGCAGCTGCCGGGTGCCGGTGGCCCCAAGCACCAGATCCTCGGCCCGATCAAGCTGAGCACGATCGACATGATCAGCATGGCCGTCAGCCTCGTCGTGCTGCTCGGCGTCGCCTACTGGCTGCTGAAGACCCGCACCGGCAAGGCCACGCGCGCGGTCTCGGACAACCGGTCCCTGGCGGCCGCCAGCGGTATCGACGTCGACGCCGTGACCCGCATCGTCTGGGTCGCCGGCAGCGCCCTGGCCGGCCTGTCGGGCATCCTCTGGGCCTACTTCCGGCCCGGCATCAAGTGGGACATGGGTGTCCAGATCCTGCTGCTGATCTTCGCCGCGGTCGTCCTGGGCGGCCTGGGGACCGCCTTCGGCGCCCTCGTCGGCGCGCTGATCATCGGCGTCCTGGTCGAGGTGTCCACCCTGTGGATCCCCTCCGACATCAAGTACGTCGGAGCCCTCGGCGTCCTCATCATCATCCTCCTCGTCCGGCCCCAGGGTCTCCTGGGCCGACGGGCACGAATCGGATAA